Proteins from a genomic interval of Paenibacillus sp. FSL R5-0623:
- a CDS encoding MBL fold metallo-hydrolase — MTTSEYKVISIKSSYEAFINYSYIVVDETTREAAVIDPSWDLEAILDSLEAEQAKLTHILLTHSHTDHVHLVGALLDRFNPQVYMGGAEIDFFRYHCKNLKPIKDRDAVLMGNTLISCINTPGHTPGSICYSLTNHIFTGDTLFAEGCGICSERGGDPGAMYQSLQKIRQQINPSVRVYPAHSFGIEPGQTLQMLLERNIYFNIFDEEQFIAFRMRRNQPDAKSFV, encoded by the coding sequence ATGACAACCAGTGAATACAAGGTGATTTCTATTAAATCCAGTTATGAAGCATTCATTAATTATAGCTATATTGTCGTTGATGAAACGACCCGGGAGGCAGCGGTTATTGATCCTTCCTGGGACCTCGAAGCCATTCTGGATTCCCTGGAAGCTGAGCAGGCCAAACTCACACACATCCTGTTGACACATTCCCATACGGATCATGTACATCTTGTGGGGGCATTGCTTGACCGTTTTAATCCTCAGGTTTATATGGGGGGTGCCGAAATTGATTTTTTTAGGTACCACTGTAAGAATTTGAAGCCTATAAAGGATCGAGATGCCGTTTTGATGGGCAATACGCTAATATCCTGTATAAACACCCCAGGACATACGCCGGGCTCTATATGCTATTCATTAACAAATCATATTTTTACAGGAGATACTTTGTTTGCAGAGGGATGTGGCATATGCTCCGAACGCGGAGGGGATCCAGGTGCGATGTATCAGAGTTTGCAAAAAATACGGCAGCAAATAAACCCTTCCGTCAGGGTATACCCTGCACATTCATTTGGCATTGAACCGGGTCAGACACTTCAGATGCTGCTTGAGAGAAACATATATTTTAATATTTTCGATGAAGAACAGTTTATTGCTTTCCGGATGAGAAGGAATCAGCCGGATGCCAAAAGCTTTGTGTGA